In Channa argus isolate prfri chromosome 15, Channa argus male v1.0, whole genome shotgun sequence, the DNA window tttctcattttttgccAAATGATCGCTGTGATTAGCTTCACTACCCCTGTGACCTTTAACAGAATAAGTGCTATAGATAAGGGATGGGTAGTTTGTTTTTGATCAACAGTTGATTGATCAGCAGTGCAACCTGTCAGTTTCTTCAATGTCTGATAAAAGAGTGAAGCCAAAACAGTAGATCAATAAAAATTACCCATGTCTGTTGGAATTTGTGCCACGCTTTTGAATTTATCTCGCTGTGGCAGGACAGACCATAGCTTGGATGAGTGGTTTTCATGTGTGACATCAACTTTGCTAAGAACATCCACCTATCCATCATGCAGTGACACATAGCACCTCATTGAACATTGCATGCAGGTACACTCACTGTTGCTTAGAAGTCCAGCACAGCACTTGCACAGTTACACTCCATCCATCAGCATGAGGTGCTTTAGACTGCAAAGCCCAACACTCAGAAAGTACAATCCCCACAAAACCTACAAAAGTAAGTTTTCTCATTTAAAGTCTTTGTCTTTAAAGTGTGGGACGTAAAACTGTCAGTTGATTAGTAATGATGGTAAGTTTCTCTTCTGTACAGGGTTTTCATGACGAGTGGCTTCTGTTACCACCCTCCCCAGCCTACAATTCGTTCCTCCAAGACTGAAGTGTGCTCCTTCACCAAGGATGACAACACTGCCACGGGCGCTGTCGGCCTGCTGACCTACGACCTGTTCCACATGCGGAACCGGGTCTGCTCTGAGCGCATGGCCATCATGTTCTCTGTGCCCTTTGACCACAACCTGTATAAAAACCGTCTGGCCGTGGGCGTAGTCGACCAAACCTGTGCCTGTGACAAACATCTGTATGACCAGATGTACGATGGGAAAGACCTCAGTAAATTCAGTCGCTCCGAGACAAATGGTAGTGGCCTGGAATATAAAGCAGCTTATGTTGATTTGAAGGCGACGATGTCTACTGTTGGCAAAGCTATTGTTAAAGTGGAGCTCTTTGATAAAATGGGTCGTTAGTGTGACgtacttcttttcttttttccttttttgtaataaataaacttCATTTGATCGGAGTAGTGTTGCATGTTTTCATCCAGACAACCATTAACATGAGAGGAAGACTGATTTTGCTGTCATCCTTATTTTGTGTCCGCTGAAAGATATCAGAATCTGACAGCCAGCTCATTGATTCTCCATTAGCCGACTTTTTGGGCCTATGTACATTGTATACTGCCTTTTCTTTGATTATGGTAATAAAACAATCAGACCCTTTGcttgtgttactttgtgtggGATATGTTATTACTCATTGTGCTTTCATTATTACTGATGAACAGtaatcattttttaatcacTTAGCTGGATCCATCCAATTCTAATGAGCAGCAACAGATGGAATATCTGcatagatgtttttttaatcggcatgataaaaaatattgttcttCACTGGCTGTGAGACTCTCCATCTTGCTCTGAAGTGTGTGGTTTTTGGAAGTTTCAACAAAAAGAATGAAAGTCTGATGCCTGTCTTATGGTTCagttagctttttttaaatattgcacaATGCGAATGGGATTTTTCAAACCGCCTCAGTCAGTCAGAATCCATGTGCCCACAATCCTGCAGGAGAAAACGACTGTGTTGGGTGAACCCAGGTTACCTAATATGTCAGGAGCCAATAAGAAACTGCCTGGAAATGATTCAACTttgggtgtgtttttattccagaGCAGAAAACAGAGGCACATTTGTTCTCAGAGCCTGTTTCTTTGTGCAGCCATGGCTTAGTGTTAAAGGTGTGTGAAAGGAGGGTGTGTATTGTGAAATTGGGGCTAGGCTGCAAGTGAGAGGTTGTCTTGGGTGATGTCATACATCActgcaaaaaacacatcaaaaattTTTATACTGGCACCTCCCTTTCCTGTAACTTCTCCCATTTTGGGACTTGGGAGCACCAACGGAGGTTCTCGGCAGGTAAGTCAATCACGGAACATTTGGGAGAAAGACTTTAATAAGAgacactgcagagaaaagctCCTTAACTCAATTAGATGAGTATAGAAAGCTGATGGTGGCATTAGTTTGATTTGTATTTTGAATCTGCTGATATAAGGGATGATCATTTTCTCTAGTGTTTTCACTCGAACTTCATTATTGCATGGTACTTAGTGCTGTAATTGAAGAGGTACACTCTCTAATGAGGCAAAGAGAGTCTGCAGCTATTCTCTGATTGTTCACAACTGTTTTAAAATCTCATTAGTCTCTGAAATGC includes these proteins:
- the LOC137100471 gene encoding bryoporin-like, which produces MPETAEAVSATLTTNRNCTLEITNVSSNYCLINPKVFMTSGFCYHPPQPTIRSSKTEVCSFTKDDNTATGAVGLLTYDLFHMRNRVCSERMAIMFSVPFDHNLYKNRLAVGVVDQTCACDKHLYDQMYDGKDLSKFSRSETNGSGLEYKAAYVDLKATMSTVGKAIVKVELFDKMGR